The Caminicella sporogenes DSM 14501 genomic interval ATAAAAAGTTTCCATTTTATCGTGAAGTTTTTTAGCACATCCTATATTTTCAACTGCCAAATTAATCAATTCTCCAAATTTTTCTTTATCTATTTTAATTTCTTCTTCTCTTTCTTTCAATATTGACTTATTTAAGCAGGAATCTATATAAATCGTTTTATATTTAATACTATCAAATTTTGATGAAACAGTTATTCCTACAGATATATCTTTTATTACTATGTGATCAATTTTTTCTGGAATAAAATGATTGTGAAATATTTCAACATCATATCCCTTATTTAATGCAATTTTACTTAAATTATCCAAAATAGTCGATTGAACTGAATCATATTCCCCTCTTAATACATAAACTGTCTCATTTGGCTTTATTATAGTTTCTAAATAATCTTTTATACCATCTGGTGTAATTGCACTACCAAACAAATGTCTTTCTTTTCCTATTCTATTTCCAAAATCTATTTTACCAAATATCTCTATTATTAACTGTTCTGTAATTTTATTTGCTAAAACATAATCAATAGCCTCTTCTATATTAGCTTGAATATTATCATAAATTCCTTTTGCTGCAGCCAAATAGCCATATGCTCTTTTGAATTTTCTTCCAACTTCGGTGTTGTATTTGATAATATTAAACTTATTTTCTATCATTTTACTTTCATCCCAGAAATCCCCTAAATGAATTATCTCATCTACTCCACCGGGATTTTTGGGGTCTACTACATGCGGTGCAGTTCCATCTATAAGTGCTACCCCAATCTCTTTAAACACTACTCCATCTATAGAATTATTGTCTGAAGAACAGTGATGATACTCTACATCAAAACCTAATTTCTCCATTGAATCACCTAATTTTTTCATAAAAGAAGATTTTCCTACTCCCGGACCTCCTTTTATTACTATTATCCTATTTGCCTCTTCTTGTTCTAAAATATAATCATAATATGAATAAAAGCCTTTATAAGTGTTTCCACCGGGAAAAACCCTTCTTACATTGCCTCTTGTTATCATCATTTCAACTCCTTTATTTCGCAATATATTTATATATATATTCAAATGGGCTTGTATAAGTTATTATATTTTTTTATGTTTACTTTTATCAAAAAAAGAAAAACCTGTATTCTTTTCAAATACAGGTCAAATCATTTCCCATATAATACTGACATTTTAAAAATGTTTTAGTAAAAATATCTTTACAGAAATATTCTCTTTAATGTATTTGCAACGCCATTTTCATCATTTGTTTCAACTACTTCAAAATTCGGCAAAACTTCTTTAAGTTTGTCATGGGCATTTCCCATTATGAAACCTCTTCCTACCAATTTTAACATTTCATAATCATTAAGTCCATCTCCAAAAGCAATTGCTTCTTTAGGGTGTATACCGTATTTTTCTAAAACTTTTTTTATAGCAAATCCTTTTGAAACTCCATAAGGCATTACTTCTAAACAACTTGGCAATGAAAAAACTACATTTAATTTATTAGGAAATAACTTTTCAATCTTTTCCTTAAGAAGTACTAATTTTTCATGATCATTACAAATATAAAATACCTTTGCCGCTTTATAATCTTCTAATTTATTAAAATCCACTATATCATAAAAAAATTGTGATTCTGCATGAAACTGCTTTACCCAATCATTTTCTCTAGATACATACCATTTGTCATTTTGATATATATTCACATGAATATCTTTATCAACTTCTAAATTCAATAATTTCCTTACTATACTCTCATCTATATCATGAGCAAGTAATATTTCTTCATTTGAATCATGAACTCTACACCCATTTGACGTTATAAATGTCGTATTTAATCCTAATTGATTTCGAATATGAGAAACATCTTGATGATGTCTTCCTGTTGCTATAAAAAACTTAACTCCTTTTTTTATAACTTTTTTAATAACTTCTTTTGTATAATCACTTACTTTGTGGTCACTATTTAACAGTGTCCCATCTAAATCGGTTATTACTGCTTTATATTCCATATAATGCACTCCTCAACATTTAAAATTATACTTTTTATATACTTCATAATAAAGTATAATTTTGTTGCTGATTTTATTCAACATTGACAACGTTTTCAATTTTCTCTGAAAAAGAAAAATATTTTTAAATGCACATTAATTATTTATAAAAAGTATCGTTTAATAATACAATGGAAATAATAGATTAGAGGTGATTTTTATGAATAAGATAAAATTGGCTATATCATACATATTGATATTTATTATTTCAATTAGTTTTATATCATGTACAAAAAAACAGCAGACATCAGAATCAAAAAAAGATAATGAACCAAAATTAGTACCACCTATTTTTAGCGAAATAGAACAAGATATTATTTCAATAATGAATATGATTGATTTAATACCATATTATGAAAAGCAGATTGAAGTAAAAAACAAAAAAAAAGAAGAAAGAAAACAAATAGAAATTATAATTGGACAAAAATTAACTGAAGAAATGGATAAAAATAATGAACAAAATAATAACCAGCAAAACCAAAAAAATAGTAAAGATGATAATAAAACTATTGAAAAATTAATTGAGTTCAAACCATCTACTATTACAATGAAAGATGTCCTCTTAAAAAGTATACTTGAAAATGAGATAATAACTAAAGAAAAAAATAAAGAAATAGAAATTCCAGATAATATAGAAGAAAAATGGAATGAAATTAATAAAAAAATTCTAAACCTACATGAAAAATGGAATGACTTTGAACCTATAATAATAAAATCAAATACACCCGAAGAATCAATAAATTCCTTTGAAACTACACTTAATAAATTAACTATCAATGCTTCTGAATATAAGTACATGGAATCTCTCTTATTAGCTAATAAACTAACTTCTTTTCTTCCTGATTTAATTGTTAATTTTAAGAAGAAAGTTCCTGTTTCAATATATCGTATAAAATATCATATTCGCCAAATTGTATTGGACAGCAGCAATGATAATTTTAGCTCAGCATTTGAAAATCTAAAAAAAATAAAAATGTATAGAAATAATCTGCTTCAACAAATTCTTGAAAAGAAAATGACCCAGCAAATAAATAAACTAAATACTTCAATAAGCGATTTAGAAGATGCAGTAAAAATTAAAGATATGACTGTAATAAAAATTAAAACTAGAGTTGTAATGAAAAATATCTTAGATATACAAGATAAATTTCTTAAAGATTAATAGCTAATAATAAAAAATATTAGCTATTTTTTTATTTAAAAAAATATTCTAGTTATATATAATAATAAATGATAAAATAATGTAATATAATCTAAAAAAGGAAGTGATATATTGTTTAAATACGTAATACCTATTATATTAAGCTATCTCATAGGTAGTTTGCCTTTTTCTTTCATAGTGGGAAAATATATAGGTGGAATTGATATTAGAAAACATGGAAGTGGAAATACCGGAGCAACTAATGTCCTTAGAACCGCTGGTAAAAAAGCTTTTATTATTGCTTTTTTAGGAGATTTTCTAAAAGGTTTTATTGTAGCCTTTAGCGCTAAAATCATACTAAATCTTGAAACTGCAGTAATTTGTTCAGTATTTGTTGTACTTGGCCATTGTTATTCAATGTTTTTAGGTTTTAAAGGCGGTAAAGGAGTTGCAACAGCGGCAGGTACAATTTTTGCATTGTATCCTCTTATTGGTCTCATTCTTTTAATTATACAAATATTAATTTTAATGGCTTTTAATATTATGTCTTTAGCTTCAATTATTGTTTCAATATCTTTTCCAATTGTTTCAATATTGTTTAAAACACCTAAATACTATATATATTATTCAATATTTATAGGACTATTTGTCATTTATAAACATAAGTCAAATATTAAAAGACTTATTTCTGGTAATGAATCCAAAATATCTTTTAAATAAATTAAATATCGAATATACAAAAAGAGAATCCTTTTCAAAAGGATTCTCTTAATATTTATTTGAAAATTTCTACCCTTAAAATGCTTGTTTTAATGGCGGGAGTATGTGGGAATCGAACCCACCCAAGAGGCTCCTAACCCCTCATACTGGTTTTGAAGACCAGAGGGCACACCAGCACCCATCTACTCCCACATAATATTTTTTCTCGGCACTACTATATTATAGCAAAATCAAATTTTATGTCAAGAGATATTATTTACATTTTTCGACGTCACAAGACAATATTTTATAGTAAATAAAAATATAAGTCTTAAGTTCTTTCTAAAAATAAATATCGTAACCCAATAAATAATATTTTTACAACTACACTATATTTTAATAGTAATATATAAGTCTGATACCTATCTTTCTCATACAGTAATTTGCTATATGGATTAACGGATTTACCCCCGAACCGAACAGGCACTTTTTTATCAATATTTAAATAAGTTTGTAAATAAATCTGTATTTGGTTTTCGTAATTCCTTTTTCAAAGCATATTAAAATTTAAAAATCTGTCAAGGTTGAAATGCACTGATAAATCAAATCTTGACAGATTTTTAAGTTTTAAAAAAATTAGTCATTAAATAAACTTATAGAAAATTATGGTTAATAGTTAAAGTACAAATTAATTTATACTGCTATTTTTTATAGGCTTAGTTTCTTATACTCCTTTTTCAAAGTTCAAAAAATCTTAATTCTACTCTTGATTTTTATTAGCTAGTCTAACTTTTATTAACTAGTCTAATTTCTGTTTTAGTTTTTCCTCTTATTTTTTTCATATTCTTCTAATATTTCTTTTTCATTAACTTTAATATCTCCATAACCTACTTGAGTCTTAGCACCAATACCCATATTACTATAAGCTTTTTGCGCTATCTTTACAATGCTTAAATATATATTTTCCATAATTTCTTCTATAACATATTTTTCATCAGACTTCTTATCCTTGTTATAATCTTTTAAAACTCGTTGAATTCCTAAAGTATCTAATGCTAATACTACTTGAAACCTTGTATCCTTAACCACATAAAAAGTTATTAAATTGAGATTTTCACTTTTATTTAATTGAGTATTTTCTTTAGCTTGTTCATTATAATAAATTATTGGATGTACATTCATAATATCCTCTTGTATACTATAATCATCTTTAGGATATGCATCAAAAAAATATATATTTGATTTAGCTTGTTTATCTTTTTGCTTTTTTGAATATTTTTCTCCAAATAATATAGCATATAATAAATCTTTATCTTTAATTTTTATATCTTCTCTTTGTAGAATTTTCTCTAAACTATCATCATCCCTCATAACCTCTTGAATGTAATAAGCTTTAAAAATTCCTTTTAAAACTTGTCCCGGTATATAAGGTACTCCATATACTTTATGAATTGTCATAGAAGTTTCTCCAATATTGGTATGACCCAATCCTATAACTAACTTTTTATCCCCTGCAATTTCTATCTCAAATTCTTTACTTATAATATCTAAATTCATGCATTTACAATAATCTACAATATTTTCTTTATATTCTTTTAACTCTTCTGGAATACATACTTTATTAAATTCCATATTAAATGTTATCTTATTTTCTTTCTCCTTTATCTCATATATTCTATTTATTTCATATTTCTGCTCTTCCATAAAAAATAAATTGTTTAATATATAATTAAAATTAATATCTTTTATATTTTTATTTTCAATGTATTTATAATCTAAATTTTGAAGATAAACATAATTTCTTATATCTTCAATTTTTTTATCATACTTATTATATTTCGTTTCTATATATTCATATTGATTTTTCCCTTTTTGTATTATTTCTATCTTTTTAGCCATTTTGACCACCTTCAGTATTTTCATCACTATTTAACATAGCTTCAGAAAATTTGACTACATATTCTAAATAATTAATTAACCTTAAAGATATTTTCCTATAATCACTTGAAGACAAATTTAGTAAATTTTTTAATAATTGCTCCTTCTCCCCTTCTATTTCCTCATAATATTTTAAATAACTCTTTATTATTTCATAAATTTTCAAATAACTCTTTTCTTCTTCTCCTTTTTGTTCTTTCTTATAAATTTTTGCTTTTTTAAATATAAAAGCTAATGTACTGATTAATCCATTTGTATATATATACATAGGAATATTTTTTATATGTGATTTGAATTTTTCTTTAAAATCTTTATTCTTTACCTGTTCTAATTCCTCAAAAGCGTCTATAGCTTTCATTCTATTATCTTTTTTCATTATTCCCATCTTTATCCCCCTCATAAATAAGTGCTTTTACAATCCCTTTCCCTATAGTCTTATTACCTCCAATTTGAAGTAATTTAGGTATACTTTGCTTATATCTTTTTACTAATTCTTTATTCTTCTTTTGTTCTTCTAATATACCATTTACAAGGAGCAATGAATATAAAACTGATTCTGCTGGAAGGTACTCTTCAATAAATAATCCTCCATTTTTTACAATTCCTGTTTCATGATCTATTCTATTTCTTGTAATTACTTCTCTATTCAAAGAAATAATCTCCATAAAGTCCGTATCATTTAATACTGCAATATCTCTTTTAAGTTCTAGTTTTTTATATAACTCTCTTATATCTTCTACACAACATTTTTCATCATTCTCATCACAGTTTTCTTCAAGCTTACATACACAATCAATTTCAAAATCATATACATCTAAAACAATTTTTTTTCCCTTTTTTATATCTTTATTCTTTGTATAGATAATAGCTTGACCTTCTTTTATATCCTCCAGTATACTTTTTATATCACATTTATTCATAAAATTTTTATCTTCTAAAAATCGATTGATCAAATAAGTGCATGTAATATATGTAAATAGATTCTGAACAGATTTTATAGGATAAAATAATAGCTTTGCATCTGAAAAACCAATTAATCCCGCTCCATCATTTCCATCTTCATATCCAAATAAAATATTTTCTTCACTTTTATCTTTATTTTTTAATCTATAAGCTTCTCTCATGCACCCTTTTATACTTGCCCCTTCTATTTTAGGTATTCCAGTATGGCTTTCTTTTTGTATCGGCATATCTATAATTCCCAATTCCCTACCTGTACCTGCATGAACAGGTGTTACTGCTTTAAATAAAATAGGTGTTGCACTACTATACATAAACTATTCCCCCTCACTTTCAAAAACACTTTTTAAATAATCTTCTAAACTATAAATTCCATTTTTAGAATCTCCTGTATTATCTTTATTCCCCATTCTACAAATAATCAATCCTGCCTTGCTCGCTGCATTTTCAGCTTTTCTTATATTTTCAAAACTTTCTTCTTTTATATTTTGCTTTTCTATAATAGGGTCTATAAGTACAGGTGCACCATATACTCCTGATACTTTATAAGTAGAATAATGTGTACTCTTTGCATTGTCTCCACACATATATCCTGATTTACACTCAAATATAACAACCTTCCCCATATTAGTTACCACAACAATATCAAATTCATCAATATGATGTTCACTTATACGTCTCTTTTTATCACTAAAATTAATTTTTACGCCCATATCTATATCTGCAATAACATCCTTAATATCGCTCTCGGTTAAAATCTTAATCATTCTATAAAATGACATTTTCTCTAATATATATCCAAAAACTTTTCTTTTAACTTTTCTTTTTCTATATTCCTTTTCTATAG includes:
- a CDS encoding PRK06851 family protein; this translates as MITRGNVRRVFPGGNTYKGFYSYYDYILEQEEANRIIVIKGGPGVGKSSFMKKLGDSMEKLGFDVEYHHCSSDNNSIDGVVFKEIGVALIDGTAPHVVDPKNPGGVDEIIHLGDFWDESKMIENKFNIIKYNTEVGRKFKRAYGYLAAAKGIYDNIQANIEEAIDYVLANKITEQLIIEIFGKIDFGNRIGKERHLFGSAITPDGIKDYLETIIKPNETVYVLRGEYDSVQSTILDNLSKIALNKGYDVEIFHNHFIPEKIDHIVIKDISVGITVSSKFDSIKYKTIYIDSCLNKSILKEREEEIKIDKEKFGELINLAVENIGCAKKLHDKMETFYIPNMDFTAIDLLREKTLQKILKWAKR
- a CDS encoding Cof-type HAD-IIB family hydrolase, whose protein sequence is MEYKAVITDLDGTLLNSDHKVSDYTKEVIKKVIKKGVKFFIATGRHHQDVSHIRNQLGLNTTFITSNGCRVHDSNEEILLAHDIDESIVRKLLNLEVDKDIHVNIYQNDKWYVSRENDWVKQFHAESQFFYDIVDFNKLEDYKAAKVFYICNDHEKLVLLKEKIEKLFPNKLNVVFSLPSCLEVMPYGVSKGFAIKKVLEKYGIHPKEAIAFGDGLNDYEMLKLVGRGFIMGNAHDKLKEVLPNFEVVETNDENGVANTLKRIFL
- the plsY gene encoding glycerol-3-phosphate 1-O-acyltransferase PlsY; translated protein: MFKYVIPIILSYLIGSLPFSFIVGKYIGGIDIRKHGSGNTGATNVLRTAGKKAFIIAFLGDFLKGFIVAFSAKIILNLETAVICSVFVVLGHCYSMFLGFKGGKGVATAAGTIFALYPLIGLILLIIQILILMAFNIMSLASIIVSISFPIVSILFKTPKYYIYYSIFIGLFVIYKHKSNIKRLISGNESKISFK
- the cmr6 gene encoding type III-B CRISPR module RAMP protein Cmr6, yielding MAKKIEIIQKGKNQYEYIETKYNKYDKKIEDIRNYVYLQNLDYKYIENKNIKDINFNYILNNLFFMEEQKYEINRIYEIKEKENKITFNMEFNKVCIPEELKEYKENIVDYCKCMNLDIISKEFEIEIAGDKKLVIGLGHTNIGETSMTIHKVYGVPYIPGQVLKGIFKAYYIQEVMRDDDSLEKILQREDIKIKDKDLLYAILFGEKYSKKQKDKQAKSNIYFFDAYPKDDYSIQEDIMNVHPIIYYNEQAKENTQLNKSENLNLITFYVVKDTRFQVVLALDTLGIQRVLKDYNKDKKSDEKYVIEEIMENIYLSIVKIAQKAYSNMGIGAKTQVGYGDIKVNEKEILEEYEKNKRKN
- the cmr5 gene encoding type III-B CRISPR module-associated protein Cmr5 translates to MGIMKKDNRMKAIDAFEELEQVKNKDFKEKFKSHIKNIPMYIYTNGLISTLAFIFKKAKIYKKEQKGEEEKSYLKIYEIIKSYLKYYEEIEGEKEQLLKNLLNLSSSDYRKISLRLINYLEYVVKFSEAMLNSDENTEGGQNG
- the cmr4 gene encoding type III-B CRISPR module RAMP protein Cmr4, with protein sequence MYSSATPILFKAVTPVHAGTGRELGIIDMPIQKESHTGIPKIEGASIKGCMREAYRLKNKDKSEENILFGYEDGNDGAGLIGFSDAKLLFYPIKSVQNLFTYITCTYLINRFLEDKNFMNKCDIKSILEDIKEGQAIIYTKNKDIKKGKKIVLDVYDFEIDCVCKLEENCDENDEKCCVEDIRELYKKLELKRDIAVLNDTDFMEIISLNREVITRNRIDHETGIVKNGGLFIEEYLPAESVLYSLLLVNGILEEQKKNKELVKRYKQSIPKLLQIGGNKTIGKGIVKALIYEGDKDGNNEKR